Part of the Paenibacillus terrae HPL-003 genome is shown below.
TGCACGGCCTGCTCGAACTTCATAGTTCGACGGCATAATATATATTCAACCCCTGCTGCCTTGCATAATATGGTCAGCATGTTCATAAGGGGCAGTCCGATTCCACTGCTCATTTTCCAAACGACAAAAGCCCTACCTCTCTTTCGTCCTTGCGGCTCCGATGACCGCGCCAGTGTGAATGTGAAAATCTTCGGCAAAAGCTCAAAATTCTACATTAGGGTTATACATAAAATTTGGAGAAGCTCCATGCGGTGATTAGGAGTAATAGCTTGTTGCGCGGAATCCTATGGGGTTTAATACATACTTTAATAGTATAGCAAGAACGATTATAAAATGCAAGGCATTTCTGGTTTTTTTGATGAGAGATTGGAAAAATGCACTTTCTGCAATGGATTAGACTTATCTGCATTTGCAGCTTGACTTTGAACACCGGTAGTCAGGAAGCTATGCATCCACATTTGACCACCACAGTTAGAAGAAAATCAGAGAATGGAGACTGTGACAAATTGCCCTGACAAAACACCCGGATTTTGAAATAGTGTAGATACACGAAAAGATGGAAGGAAAGAAGAACTATGACTGCGTCAAGGAAGGACAAAAAAACATTGCAGAAGAGCTCGCCCTCAGTCTGCACATGTATTAATCTGCGCCGTTCCTCGATGGCTGTAACAGGGCTGTATGACCGGTATCTGGCTCCGAGTGGACTCAATATCAGCCAGTTCTCGCTGCTCAAGCACTTAACGGTGCTGGGACCGGTAAGCGTAAGCGAATTAGCGTTGGAGATGCGGCTCGACCGTACCACGCTTGTACGCAATTTGAAGGCACTGGAGCAAAGCGGGTATGTGGAGGATACATCCGCTGAGGGAAGCCGGAACCGCTGCCTCACTCTGACGGGAAGTGGAAAAGCGGTATATAACGATGCAGCAGAGCTATGGGAGGAGGCGCAGTTTTTTTTGCAGGAGTCACTGGGAGGCGGCGATTTGCAGATATTGACCGCACTGTTATCCAAAATTGAAAAATTGAGCCTGTGATTAGCCGTCTCCTTATAAAGGGGGATGCTGACCCATTCGTGTATATACACGAAAAAGGGTTGAGATGTGTATCGCAGCCATTAACCTGTCACCGGGTATCCGCAAGGAAGCCGAGAGATATACAATAACAAAGAAGAGGGATGTGGATAGAATGGCAGTGCCCGTACCGGACATGAGAGAACTCATCGCAGCCGAGATGAAAACCTATGTGAGCGAAGACAAGGGCAATTTCTGTGAAGAATTGCAGAGCCCTTACTACGAGGAGCCGATTATTCAATTTGCTGCGGCCAATGATCCTTTGTTTGAGGAGTATAAAAGAGTGGTGGGCCCCGACCATGCTACGCCGCAGGAAGCCTTCGAACGGACCCTAGGCACAGGAAGCTTTGATGGAGGCACCGTTGTCAGTGTTGTGCTGCCAATCAGCGAGACGATCCGCAAGGCCAATCGTGCGCAAAAAGCAAGAGCCTCCAGAGAGTGGGCGCTGCTGCGGACCTTTGGCGATGAATATTTTGTGCGTTCGGCAAGGCAGCATTTGGCGGGATATCTGACCGGGCTTGGTTACCGCGCGGTGGCGCCGCTGGATACGGATTGGTACAGCATCCACGGTGCCGCAGGTGGTCCGGTCTCTAACTGGTCGGAACGGCATATCGCGTATGCAGCCGGCCTTGGCACCTTCAGTATCAACGACGGCTTCATCACCGAGAAAGGAATTGCCATCCGCCTGCTGTCTGTAGTAACAGATCTGCAGGTGCCGCCTGATGCCAGAGCGTCCTCGAACCTGAGCCATACCGGGAACTGCCTGTTGTGCAGCAAAGGCATCTGCGGTGTGTGCATTACCCGCTGCCCTGTGCAGGCCATCAGCAAGGAAGGCGGCCATGACAAAATCGCCTGCATGAAATTTGTGTACGGTGAGGAATCCCGTAAATGGGCAGTGTTAAACGGTGGTGAGGCTGAATCGGGTGCCGGCTGCGGACTTTGCCAGACCAAGGTGCCCTGCGAAAGCCGGAATCCGATGCGGACCGCTCGCTAGTGTTATTTTCTTAAATATCTATCCTGTTTTTTATAGCAAATTGCTCAAGCAAGAAGGTTAACTTTTGCCGACTGGACTCCGATATTGAATAAACAAGATGTTTTGTGAGTGTGCGGATGAAAAGAGGGGTAGCATTTTGCCGATCTATAAGCGCTTTATTCAGTATGTTATCCTGAACTATATTATAGGTTCGTTGATCGCTGTTCTGTTGGTAGGCGCGATTTTTGTATTTTCCACGTTAAATGTAGCCCCTTATGAATTTTTAGGTCTTATAAAGATCATTGCTTTTTCCAGTATCATTATGATTGCTTGTGAAACGCTGGTATTTCGGATGCACCTGGGACCGGTTCGTCATTTTTTTTTGGATAAGTGGACGACGTTCGAGGATGTAGAAGCGATGTATATACGGATTCACCGTCTGCCTAATCTGTCTGTGTTACGTATTATGGGACCGCATTTGCTCGGTTTTTCCATCCCGGCAGCTGGTATGGCCATATGGATGATTCATACTGGACAGCTCACCTTGCCCTTCTATTATGTGGGGATTGCCTGTATAGGGGCTTGTCTGGTTGCTTCGATGCATGCGATGATTGAATTTTTCTTGACGATGAGGGCGATCCGTCCGTTGCTGGTAGAAATTAGAGACCGGACTTATCAGAGATATGGAATTAACATATCGCTTCGGGGGCGGGTGCTACTATCGCTTCGGCACAAATTTCAGCTGAGTGCAACGTTGATTGGTGCTTTTCCACTGTTTTTATTTTGCCTGGCTACGCAGATTCGGCTGGAACGTCTGGATGAGGCGCCTTCCAGCTCCTATTGGGTATGGGCGGGCACGATTTTACTATTTGGTGTGGCCTTCGCTTATCTGGGCGGATGGCTGTTAACCCGTGAGATTGAGCAGCCAATTCACCATTTGCTGGAAAAAATGAACGAAGTGAAGGAAGGCCGTCTGAACGATAAGGCTAGAGATTTGTACTCTGACGAGTTTGCGAAGCTGGTTGAAGGCTTTAACATCATGGTTGAGGGATTGAAGGAACGGGAAGACAAAAACTGTCAGCTATTGGAGAGCTATTTTGCCACCTTGGCGGCAGCGCTGGATGCGAGAGATACCTATACCGCAGGGCATTCTTTGCGTGTGGCTGAATATTCGGTGATTATTGGGCGAAGGGGCGGCTTGAACGAGACGGAGCTCGATCTTTTGCGCAAAACAGCATTACTGCATGATATCGGTAAAATCGGTGTGGCCGATGCCGTGCTGCTCAAGGATGGTAAGCTGACGGACGAGGAATTTGACCAGATTAAAATGCACCCGGTTATGGGAGAAAGCATTCTCCGACAAGTGGAGCCAGCCTATGCCATGGCTCCTTTTTTGCCCGGTGTGCGTTCGCACCATGAGCGTTATGATGGCAAAGGATATCCAGACCAGCTCTGCGGGGAAGATATCCCGCTGTTTGGAAGGATCATTGCCGTAGCGGATGCGTATGATGCGATGACGTCTGATCGCCCATACCGGAAGGGTATGCCGAGGGAAAAAGCGGTTATGATATTGGAAGAGGGAAAAGGAACCCAGTGGGACCCTTACTTTGCCGAATTATTTGTCGATGAATGGCGCCGGAACAAAGGCATCATGAGTTGACCTTATACTTGTATATCCATCAGGGCGAGCCGTTGCGGTTCGTTTTTTTTATATAGGGATTTACGCATGTTATGACATGTCGAAAGCTGAAGCTTCATGTTATGATATACGAGAACGACAAAAGCGGTCTGCATAGGCCTGGCATCCAATTTTTCGCGCTATGGGAGTGTGAGTCCATGCAATTTTCAATGATGTTTCTAATGAATCTGGGGATGCTGATTGCTGTTGCCTATGTGGCGAATGTGATTTATAAATATGGGTTAAGCCGTACCTCTTCGCGATTTCAATATATCAGTTCGGTACTACTGGTGGTATTTGGTGGATGGGTTAGCTCTTGCTTCGGTTTTAACTTTAGCGAGACGGTTATTTTTGATCTGCGCTTTGTGCCGTTAATTATCGCGGCGTTGGTGTATCCCCGCTCCTATACGCTTATAATTATCGGGGTAGCGATCGGGCTTACGAGATTTACCTTCGGTGTGAATATGGCAGCGTGGGCCGGCTTTCTGAATATGAGCATTCTGGGCGTGCTGTGCGCCGGATTGAACTACTGGATGCGCCGTTCCACCTGCCGTCTGATTATTAAGGCATCGGTGACTATTTTAGCGGTTAATATCGTAAATACGTTGAATATTGCCTTTCTGGGCGTCATTCCATGGCACTATTATGTGGCGGAAGTTGTTCCTCTCACTTTGCCTATCGGCATTGTACTCAGCTTTTTATTTGCGCTGATTTTACGTGATTTTCAGATGGAGCAGATGCGTAATTATCAGATTATACAGGCGAATCAGCTATTATCAGAGCAGCGTGATGAGTTACAGAAGACGAAAATCATTTTGGAAGAACGGGCCAAGCAGTTAATGGTGGCTTCCCAATATAAATCCGATTTTATGGCAACGATGTCGCATGAACTGCGTACACCACTTAATAGCATTATTAATCTGGCGCAGATCATCAACGAGCAGGGAAAAGAACTGGATGAGGACGAGCTTTACCAGTACAGCGAGCTGATCTATGCCTCGGGGCATGATTTGCTCCAGTTGATCAATGATATTCTGGACTTGTCTAAAGTTGAGGCTGGACGGATGGAAATCGTCAGTGAGCCGGTCAGCGTGCGCGAGATTGCGCAGTTGATGATGATGCATTTTGAAGTCACTGCCAAGGACAAGAAGCTTGAATTCAGCTTGAGGGAGCATGGCGATATACCGGATGAAATTCGATCCGATCCCAAACGTGTGCAGCAAATTTTGCGCAATCTGTTGTCTAATGCTTTTAAGTTCACTCATGAAGGACGTGTATTGCTGGAAATCAGCACTCAGCATCTGGAACGGAAGGGGCAGGAGGGAGATTGGGTTGTATTTGCGGTAAAAGATACGGGCATCGGTATTTCCAAGCTTCAGCAGCATGTTATTTTTGAGGCATTCCAGCAGGCAAACGGTTCGATTAACCGCAAATATGGAGGAACTGGGCTGGGACTGTCGATTAGCCGCGATTTATCTCGCTTGTTGGGCGGTTTTATCCGTTTGGAGAGTGAGGAGGACAAGGGAAGCATATTTTCCCTGTACCTGCCCATGTGTCCGTCTGAAATCAAGGAGGCGGGCGAACAGCCGTTTAAATTAGCCTGATACCACAGGGCAGGGGCAGGCAGGTTACAGGCATAAAGGAGGTTTATCGTGGAACGTAAAGCGGTCGTTGTGGGTGCAACGGGGCTTGTCGGGGGTTATGTTGTACGGGAGCTGCTGGTGCAAAAGGAATACAGCCGCGTCATGGTTGTGGGCAGACGTCCGCTGAAAATCAAGCATCCCAAGCTGGAGCAGGCACTTATCGACTGGGAGCAGCCGCAGGAAGCGGCATTCGCCTTCGAGGGGGTTGATGATGTTTTTTGCTGCCTCGGGACGACGATGAAAAAGGCTGGCTCCAAGGAGCAGTTTCGTCAGGTGGATCTGGACTATCCGGTTCTGACCGCCCGGTTGGGCAAAGAGGCCGGTGCGGTGCAGATGCTCGCCATCTCCTCAATGGGAGCGGACCCGGATTCGCGCGTGTTTTACAACCGTACGAAGGGTGAGGCTGAGGAGGCGCTTGCCGATATTGGCTTGCCTGCGTTGCATTTGTTCCGTCCGTCGCTGATTTTAGGCACAAGGCCCGAACGTCGTTTTGGCGAAGCCGCCGCCGCTGTGGTGATGAAGGCACTGGATGGCGTGATGACAGGCAAACTGGCTTCCTACCGCGCCATCCCGGCCTCGGTGATCGCACGGGCTATGGTACGAATCGCTCTCGCGCATGCGAGTGGCGTACATATTTATCCGAACGATATCATTCGGGTCATCGGAGCTGAGCTGACACCCGGTGAGGATGAACCCGGCACAGAAACGGGTGCCGATAAAAATGTGTAAAACCACCCCAATTCATACGGAATAGTGGCTTTGGACTTCCCGTGCTATAATACGGAGAACCAGTATCAGGAAGGAGAATTCAACCTATATGAAAAAAACAATTGCCACTGAAAAAGCGCCCGGCGCTATCGGACCCTATAGCCAAGCTGTAGAGGCGGGCGGTTTTATTTACACCTCAGGACAGCTTGGACTGAATCCGGCAACAGGTGAGTTCGGTAAAGATGTACAGGAGCAGGCTCGTCTGTCCTTGAGCAACGTACAAGCTATTCTGGAAGCGGCTGGGAGCAGCCTGAACCAAGTCGTGAAAGCGACCGTATTCCTGAAAGATATGAACGACTTTGTCAGCGTAAATGAAGTATACAGCTCTTTCTTCGAACAGCCGTATCCGGCTCGTAGTGCGGTGGAGGTAGCTCGTCTGCCGAAGGATGCACTGGTGGAGATTGAAGTGATCGCCTTGAAAGGCGAATAGGCTGAAGGCATACAAAAGAACTTCCAAAATCCACACTTGATGTGGAAATGGAAGTTCTTTTATGCGTGTGGTATACGTGATGTGATTCCTTTAGTCTCGGTCCCGGTTACGGGCAAAGAACAGCCAAAGCGAGTACACCAGGATGATTGCGGCCAGAATGAATGCAGCCAACCGCACGTTCTCATTGTTCGGATGCTCGATGGCGATGGCGACGTAAGCCCACACGAACACAAGTGGATAAATGCTGTCACGATATGGGAAGCTGACCATGATAGCAAGCACGGTGCCCATGAACAGGATGATGAGCGCCCATGTAGTATCGCTGAGTCCCCAGCCGCTCCACTCGTTCTTTTCCAGTGCCACCGTGATGTTGATGATGGTAGCGACGGATACCCAGCCAAGGTTCAGACTGAACGGCAGCTTGACGAACCACATTTCTCCGAGGGTTGGTTGCGGCGTACGAGTGCGTACATATACGACAGACAGAGAGAGTAAGTACAGTATAATGACGATCACACACAGTTCTACATATACATACTGCCACAAAAAAATCCAGATCATGTTGAAGATACAGCTTAAAATAAAGAAAGCCCCGATAGACTGAACGCTCGTCTTGGTTTGTCCTGCCGATGTAGCCTGATACACAACAAAGCAGGCAAGCAGCAAGTAAATAACCGACCAGATGGAAAAGGCATAACCCGCAGGTGTCAGCAGGGTAGGGTACATATTGGATACGGCAGCGGTGCTTCTTCCGCCGATGGGAAGTGTGGAAGCCAGAATGTTAATGACGATGACAGCGATAAATGCAATGATATTCCACCATTTCAATGAATGGCTTCGTGACATAGAGGCATCTCCTCCTAAAATGAATGATGAACCGTGGAATGACCGACTGGTCACAATCTTCTACTATAGAATATACCCACTTTGCTGCCAAAATGTCCTTGTCGGGAAAAGTTCCATGCTACAAGTATTTGATTAAAAGATGTATGTATATGCAGTCATATGTAATCCAATGAAAAAAATTTTAAGCACTATATAAACTGAATTGAGAATTCACATGGAGTGCCACTACGCAGGCGGATGATGCTTCCCATCGCTGTCGCTCCCAGATTTCCCTGAATGAACGCACCATGGTAGAAATCCCGGGGGCAAAGGCGACCGCTATCGCTTGCACAGCATCATTCCGCCTACTCCGTTTCCCATATGAGTTTGCTCAAATTCAGCTTATATAGAAGTAAGGAGATAAGTAGAATGAAAGGATTGGAGAAAGTAGGGAAGTTCGTAGGAGGAACCTTTTCGATCTGGGTTATTTTATTTGCGTGTCTGGGATTATTCTTTCCTGCGGCGTTTACAGGGCTGAAAGGATACATACAGCTATTCCTTGGCATCGTGATGTTCGGTATGGGGCTGACGCTGTCTTCGGCTGATTTTCGTGAAATATTCCGGCGTCCGGTTGATGTGGCTATTGGTGTAGTCGGACATTATCTGATCATGCCGTTTTTGGCGTTTGCATTGGCGTTGGTGTTGCAGTTGCAGCCAGATATTGCTGTTGGCGTTATTTTGGTAGGCTGTTGCCCAAGCGGCACCGCGTCCAACGTAATGACCCTTTTATCAAAAGGAGACGTGGCGCTGGGAGTATCCATTGCTTCAGTGTCGACGCTGATTGCGCCACTGGCAACCCCGGCCATGTTCAGCCTGCTTGCTGGGCGATGGATGAATATTGATGCAAATTCGCTGATTATGGATATTCTCGTCGTGGTTATTGTACCGATTGTGCTGGGGGTTATCGTCAAATCGCTGTTTCGCAAACAGGCCGAAGCAAGTGTCAAGGCACTGCCGCTCGTATCGACGCTGGCTATTGTGCTGATCGTGGCGATTGTGGTCGCGGGCAGCAGAGGCAAGATTTTGGAAACCGGCCCGATTATTTTTGCTGCGGTGATTTTGCATAACGGCATCGGGTTCCTGCTCGGGTATTGGTTTGCCAAGCTGTTCGGCATGAATCTGTCCAAACGCAAAGCCGTTACACTGGAAACAGGGATGCAAAATTCCGGGCTGGGCGCTGCGCTGGCAGCGGCCCATTTTAATCCGGTTGCTGCTGTTCCGAGTGCAATTTTCAGCGTGTGGCACAACATTTCCGGCTCGCTGCTTGCGACCTGGTTTTCCCGTCGGGAAGAAAAGGACAGCACAGCCGGGAACAATTGAATTACTGTCGGTGGCTATGACAAGTGGCAAGGTTCAGATTTTTCGGACAGTTTAAGGAAGGTCAAAAGGTTAGATTTGACTTTATGGAAGCGGATCATTATACTGTGGTTGTTATAACCACTGTATTAAAGTAAGCAATATTACACATGCCTCATAAGAGTAAAGTTACTCTGAATTCGTATTTGACATCATGGTAACAGCCCATATTCGTCTGATCTGACTTAAATTAAAGGAGAGAGTACCGAATGAACCCGAAATATAAACCGTTATTTGATACTTTTACCCTGCCATCTGGCGTTACATTGAAAAACCGTATCACGATGGCACCTATGACCAACTTTGCGTCTCATGAAAATGGTGAGGTCAGTGACCAGGAGTTGGCTTACTACCGTGAACGTTCCGGCGGTGTAGGTGCTGTCATTACTGCTTGCGTGTATGTGACTCCAGATGGTAAAGGCTTTGTAAATGAGTTTGGCGCAGACAAGGATGAAATGATTCCGAGCCTGCGTCGTCTAGCTGACACGATTCATCAGGAGGGTGCAAAAGCAATTCTACAAATTTATCATGGCGGTCGTTTGTGCCCACCGGATCAAATACCGGACGGACAGCCGATCAGTGCAAGCGCGGTGGCTGAGGAAAAAGAAGGCGCACCTGTGCCACGTGAAATGACCACCGATGATATTCACCGTGTCATCCGTGCCTATGGCGAAGCGACTCGCCGCGCAATTGAAGCGGGCTATGACGGTGTGGAGCTTCACGGAGCGAACGGTTATCTGGTGCAGCAGTTCTTCTCCCCACATTCCAACCTTCGTACCGATGAGTGGGGAGGCAGCCTTGAAAAACGTATGACCTTCCCGCTGGCGGTTGTTCATGAAGTGAAGAAAGTGATTGCCGCGCATGCGAAGCAGCCGTTCATTTTCGGATATCGCTTGTCTCCCGAGGAAGGACATACGCCAGGCATTACATTGGACGATACGCTGGTGCTCGTAGACCGCCTGGCGGATGAAGGGCTGGATTACCTGCACATTTCCGTTAACCATTTCTTCGGTGGTTCGTTCCGTGACCGTAGCGACGAACGTTCACGTACCGTTATCATCCATGAGAAGGTTGGAAACCGCGTGCCGATTATGGGAGTCGGGTCGCTGAATACACCGGACAATGCACTTGCGGCGCTGGAGACAGGTGTACCGCTGGTTTCACTGGGACGTCCGCTTCTGATGG
Proteins encoded:
- a CDS encoding NAD(P)H-binding protein encodes the protein MERKAVVVGATGLVGGYVVRELLVQKEYSRVMVVGRRPLKIKHPKLEQALIDWEQPQEAAFAFEGVDDVFCCLGTTMKKAGSKEQFRQVDLDYPVLTARLGKEAGAVQMLAISSMGADPDSRVFYNRTKGEAEEALADIGLPALHLFRPSLILGTRPERRFGEAAAAVVMKALDGVMTGKLASYRAIPASVIARAMVRIALAHASGVHIYPNDIIRVIGAELTPGEDEPGTETGADKNV
- a CDS encoding sensor histidine kinase yields the protein MQFSMMFLMNLGMLIAVAYVANVIYKYGLSRTSSRFQYISSVLLVVFGGWVSSCFGFNFSETVIFDLRFVPLIIAALVYPRSYTLIIIGVAIGLTRFTFGVNMAAWAGFLNMSILGVLCAGLNYWMRRSTCRLIIKASVTILAVNIVNTLNIAFLGVIPWHYYVAEVVPLTLPIGIVLSFLFALILRDFQMEQMRNYQIIQANQLLSEQRDELQKTKIILEERAKQLMVASQYKSDFMATMSHELRTPLNSIINLAQIINEQGKELDEDELYQYSELIYASGHDLLQLINDILDLSKVEAGRMEIVSEPVSVREIAQLMMMHFEVTAKDKKLEFSLREHGDIPDEIRSDPKRVQQILRNLLSNAFKFTHEGRVLLEISTQHLERKGQEGDWVVFAVKDTGIGISKLQQHVIFEAFQQANGSINRKYGGTGLGLSISRDLSRLLGGFIRLESEEDKGSIFSLYLPMCPSEIKEAGEQPFKLA
- a CDS encoding NADH-dependent flavin oxidoreductase; the encoded protein is MNPKYKPLFDTFTLPSGVTLKNRITMAPMTNFASHENGEVSDQELAYYRERSGGVGAVITACVYVTPDGKGFVNEFGADKDEMIPSLRRLADTIHQEGAKAILQIYHGGRLCPPDQIPDGQPISASAVAEEKEGAPVPREMTTDDIHRVIRAYGEATRRAIEAGYDGVELHGANGYLVQQFFSPHSNLRTDEWGGSLEKRMTFPLAVVHEVKKVIAAHAKQPFIFGYRLSPEEGHTPGITLDDTLVLVDRLADEGLDYLHISVNHFFGGSFRDRSDERSRTVIIHEKVGNRVPIMGVGSLNTPDNALAALETGVPLVSLGRPLLMEPQWVQKVHNGTEDTIRTTLSKQAQQELVIPDYLWGALTTMPGWLTVTD
- a CDS encoding bile acid:sodium symporter family protein; the protein is MKGLEKVGKFVGGTFSIWVILFACLGLFFPAAFTGLKGYIQLFLGIVMFGMGLTLSSADFREIFRRPVDVAIGVVGHYLIMPFLAFALALVLQLQPDIAVGVILVGCCPSGTASNVMTLLSKGDVALGVSIASVSTLIAPLATPAMFSLLAGRWMNIDANSLIMDILVVVIVPIVLGVIVKSLFRKQAEASVKALPLVSTLAIVLIVAIVVAGSRGKILETGPIIFAAVILHNGIGFLLGYWFAKLFGMNLSKRKAVTLETGMQNSGLGAALAAAHFNPVAAVPSAIFSVWHNISGSLLATWFSRREEKDSTAGNN
- a CDS encoding (Fe-S)-binding protein encodes the protein MAVPVPDMRELIAAEMKTYVSEDKGNFCEELQSPYYEEPIIQFAAANDPLFEEYKRVVGPDHATPQEAFERTLGTGSFDGGTVVSVVLPISETIRKANRAQKARASREWALLRTFGDEYFVRSARQHLAGYLTGLGYRAVAPLDTDWYSIHGAAGGPVSNWSERHIAYAAGLGTFSINDGFITEKGIAIRLLSVVTDLQVPPDARASSNLSHTGNCLLCSKGICGVCITRCPVQAISKEGGHDKIACMKFVYGEESRKWAVLNGGEAESGAGCGLCQTKVPCESRNPMRTAR
- a CDS encoding MarR family winged helix-turn-helix transcriptional regulator — protein: MTASRKDKKTLQKSSPSVCTCINLRRSSMAVTGLYDRYLAPSGLNISQFSLLKHLTVLGPVSVSELALEMRLDRTTLVRNLKALEQSGYVEDTSAEGSRNRCLTLTGSGKAVYNDAAELWEEAQFFLQESLGGGDLQILTALLSKIEKLSL
- a CDS encoding tryptophan-rich sensory protein, producing MSRSHSLKWWNIIAFIAVIVINILASTLPIGGRSTAAVSNMYPTLLTPAGYAFSIWSVIYLLLACFVVYQATSAGQTKTSVQSIGAFFILSCIFNMIWIFLWQYVYVELCVIVIILYLLSLSVVYVRTRTPQPTLGEMWFVKLPFSLNLGWVSVATIINITVALEKNEWSGWGLSDTTWALIILFMGTVLAIMVSFPYRDSIYPLVFVWAYVAIAIEHPNNENVRLAAFILAAIILVYSLWLFFARNRDRD
- a CDS encoding RidA family protein; the protein is MKKTIATEKAPGAIGPYSQAVEAGGFIYTSGQLGLNPATGEFGKDVQEQARLSLSNVQAILEAAGSSLNQVVKATVFLKDMNDFVSVNEVYSSFFEQPYPARSAVEVARLPKDALVEIEVIALKGE
- a CDS encoding HD domain-containing phosphohydrolase, giving the protein MPIYKRFIQYVILNYIIGSLIAVLLVGAIFVFSTLNVAPYEFLGLIKIIAFSSIIMIACETLVFRMHLGPVRHFFLDKWTTFEDVEAMYIRIHRLPNLSVLRIMGPHLLGFSIPAAGMAIWMIHTGQLTLPFYYVGIACIGACLVASMHAMIEFFLTMRAIRPLLVEIRDRTYQRYGINISLRGRVLLSLRHKFQLSATLIGAFPLFLFCLATQIRLERLDEAPSSSYWVWAGTILLFGVAFAYLGGWLLTREIEQPIHHLLEKMNEVKEGRLNDKARDLYSDEFAKLVEGFNIMVEGLKEREDKNCQLLESYFATLAAALDARDTYTAGHSLRVAEYSVIIGRRGGLNETELDLLRKTALLHDIGKIGVADAVLLKDGKLTDEEFDQIKMHPVMGESILRQVEPAYAMAPFLPGVRSHHERYDGKGYPDQLCGEDIPLFGRIIAVADAYDAMTSDRPYRKGMPREKAVMILEEGKGTQWDPYFAELFVDEWRRNKGIMS